In the genome of Primulina tabacum isolate GXHZ01 chromosome 13, ASM2559414v2, whole genome shotgun sequence, the window TTGGAAAAATATGCTTTTGTCTCCTTACAATGTGGCTAGAGTAGTCATATTTTGTAGGAAATCCAAAGAAGAACTCCCATTCAATATATCGCTTATTCTCCTGACCATCATGTTTGAACAAGTATGTTAACTTCTGCTTAACATGAAGgaaaatattctaaaatacagGAAAAAGATTGACTCGACTCACAGGTCATTCAAAGAAATTAAATTGGAAAAGGATGATGGTATTGAACCTTGAAATGAATTCCCCTGAAACCTCCTGTAGAATTTTGTGAAAAGTGCAAGTAACAAATTACAAATGGTCACAAATTTATTGTCTATTAAAATTACCAAGAGGGAGAGAGATTAAATTATCAAGCAAGAGGACATGTCCGAATTTTCTCACAGAGCGATGAGTTTTGTCCAATTTCCAACGAAGTCAGGTATCTGACCGGTAAGGTCATTGTCTGATCCCCACCTGAAATCCCAACATTTATTTCCAGCGTATGATTTTTTTTGAGTTGGATAAAAATATAGATTGTGCTCTTACACTCTCTCCAAGCTCGTTAGATTAGCAAATGATGGGGGTATTGAACCTCTAACACCGGCACTAACCAAGTATCTGGCAAGATGGAAAAAAATGACTATCATATTTTTTGGTTGACACCCAAAGATATTTAGGCTTCAAATAAGGCAATGAAATAAAGAGCTGACTAgcattaaaacaaataaaacacGGAATTAAGAAAGGAGTCAATCGTCATTGATTTTGTCGAGTTTAGCTAACTAGCATTAAAACAAGTCTAAGACAATACCATTCAGAAAATGGGGAGTGTGTCATAGCATACATCTGTGTTAATCTTGATAAGTTCCCAAGTTCATGTGGTAAAGGCCCAGAGAAGTTGTTTACGCCGAAGGCTCTGCACGTTGAACATAAAATTAAGCCCGTATCCAGGAACAAAGAGTAGGTTAGGATTTTCCAATTCTTCAAGCAAATATGCTTTCCTACTATATTGTTTGataaatatgaagtgtttaaaGAATGCAACGCAAACATGATTTACTTGCTTCGACCATTAACTACCGCGCTATGAAACAAGACCATGCAACTAAAACTCATATTAATTATTCTAATTTAGATTACATACGATTCTAAAATTTCTCCATGAACACAAGGAAACTTCTTCATGGCTCAGGCCTTACAGTGATCTTAGTTCAGACAGTAGACCGAGTTCCTTCGGTAGCTCCCCTGACAAAGCATTTACGCCAAAACTCCTATcaacattaaataaaaaaatttaaatttgtcCAATTTAAAATGGCAGTTGACAAACAAGATGCAAGGCATGTAAAGGTTGCTCACAAGTACTTCATGCGAGTGAGAGTACCGATGGTCGCAGGAATGGGACCTGTTAGATAGTTTTCGCCCAAATTTCtgcaaaaaaaagaaaagaaaaaaaaaaaccgttTTAGAATTAGCATATCACAGTAACAAAATGAGATGTAGTTCTTATGGACCAAAAAAAAGTGATATAGTTTGTTTTTCACTAATAAATTCAGGAATTAGCCATACAGATCATCGAGATAAGTCAGATTCCAGATCTCGTCTGGAATAGGACCAGCAACATCCAATGAAGAAACTCTCCTGTTCGATTAATTCAGTCAGTTTTTGCACTTGGGATGCAtacaaagttttaaaaaaactgAAGATACATATCTATCAAACTCGACCAAATAAACACGAAAAAAGTGCCATTGTTCTCAAATGATTTAACTTTCATGCAATATTAATTAATCTCACTTACAGAGCAGTAACATGGCAAGTAGCACCATTGTCAAAGGAACAAGTACATTTGATACCCGGATTAAAGTTCACTATTTCAGTTGCGTCAATGGCAACTCCGCTACATAACTGGCCACTAATGTTCCACTGATTTGAAGCCGAAAGTTGCCATCTCTGGAACATAGAGTTTACAGCTATTGCTGCACAAATTAGATGAGACCATTTCATTTCATTGTAAAACATATGTTCTTAATAAGGTCGTTGAAACAAAATGAGCAAGCAGATTATTTTTTCCAGAAACTGACGCCTAATTCGTCAATGAAAATTTCCCAGCTAATTCTCATCAACAAAATGTCTACTGTTCATCAGCACGGGACAATTATGTATGCAAACATAGTAGTACTCGGAATTTCTATGATAACTCTTCACTTCTCCATAAAACTTACTCAATTTTGTCGCTGTGAAACCATCAGACATGTGAACTCTCCTGACAAAGATTGATGAACAAATTCTTCCCACATGATTCTTATAACATAGTGCAACTAGATGGCTTATTTTAACAAATTTAGTCgttgttttcaaattttgaacacACATGTCCCTGCAAACACGTAAGGAAAGGATGTGTGTgctaaatatttgaaaacatGGTAATATGTGGCTCAAGATTTGAAAATACGAATTGCTAGATTTTTTTACTTTTGTTTTTAGCAATCTCGTGATTTCACAAAGAATAGTGTATTCAATTaaccttaaaataaaataacagaaAACTAATTTGCAGTTTTGTTCAGTTTGAGTGTTTTGGTTTAAACttgggattttttttaaaattaaatattttcaagcacaatttaaattgtttaatccGGTTACCATAAAAATTATCAATATATACACAAAGACCAAAACATTTGACAACATTATTGTAACATTACAAGATTAATATAGaaatataaatttcaaaatgaattaaaaccaccattattaatttttttattatcaaatattaatatatttttaaaattcctGTTGGGATCGGGTTAGAGTTTAGAAGGGAAAGCTGAATAAacttttttattgttttcttgatttcgAACCGTTATTATCAGTTTTCAGGCTGTTACCAAAAGCTACAGCTAGTGAtaattgtgcaactcaaattttttaaatcatacaggaattttttaaatcatacagGAGCTCAAACACAACGTTTCGATTCTTCTAACCAACAATGACATTTATTGCACTCTAACAGTTATTTGTGTGGATTGAAATTATAGACCTTGTTTcctttattaaattttaattatgttatgttaACTGAATATATGGTTAATTTATTAGTAATATGCTCCACCTGTTTACTTAAAATATAAGTTTGAAAGATTGACCTTTCGCCGTTTTACTAGTAGTTATATCTACTAATAATGGTtcatttaagatattttaaatcgtatagCAGCTTAAGTGTCACGTTTCAATTGTTCTAGAAATAATTATTGCACTCTAACattattaatttaacatttCTTGTTTGAACTTATTGattctgaaaaatattatattaaccATAAAGTACATGAAATTATAGTACTATTTGGCAACTAAATTTTAGAATGATTTACAAACATTCTGTGTAAAGTTTTGAGGTAATAATGGATATAAATGGAAAATTAAATTCATGCAATAAATCATGCCAACCTAAGGTtagactaattttttttaatctcttTTCTGCCTTTTGTTAACCTCGTTTTTCCATAATTATCAGTCCATGCTTTTGGATTCATACGCGATTTGATAGCAAAGTTATAAATTCACAATGAAAAACTTTACCCTCATATTCacacttataaaaatatataaaatgtaactatatatatagatataataataatacataatatataatataaaaaaataataaattagattATAAATTAACGGTGGAAAAAAAATTCATCCTATTCACACTTTTATAGATAAAAACCATATATTAGATGAaaatatccaaaaaaaaaattagtgtaTATATTAGACATTTTGTCCTCGTtgagagatttttttttttcttttttaaaatcttaattttttcAATCCACACACAGTAATGTGTACCTGCATAGCCTGTTCGCGCAAGGGGTCCAGtgtcattaattaattttaatcattGTGACAGTTTAGGAGGTCCATCCaagctttattttattttatttttattttatgacttAGAAATCTGTTGataattttcaatatatatcACATAAACTTATTAATTATTGTAATAATATGTAAATCAcgttattcaaataaaatatactGTATAAATATGTATGACAAAATTTTTCTAGAATATATTAGCaggagaaattattattttattattgttatggtatgatgtatatatattgATTGTTAATATGATAATAAAGAAAAATTAATGTATGCATAATAAATTAGTTCTTCAAATAAAATCATCTCCATTTCCTTTCAAAATATGATACATGAAGTACCTCTTTTGTTCATCGAATTCGTCCTCCAAATTAATTACGAATCTGGATACGAACCAAATTAGGTCCATCGACACTGTAGGGTTTCGAAATCGTCCATGAAATTTGAGGTCAAACACCAATAATATTTGAACACATGTCGTTCATTTGCAAAAACTgttgtatgatttaaaatatttgagttatattattatcataagctataatttttggtataatttttgataaagtAACAAGCGATTCGTActaaaattgatatcagagttaAGGTCACGAGTTTGATTCTCATTTATGTCAAAGAATGCAATTATTGGTAGAGAGATTGTTGAGTTCAATAATTGTTACTGCTTGATAGAACAATCGAAACGTGATGTTTGAACTGatttacaatttaaaatatttgagttacattgttaaaattaattataactTTTTTTGCAGAATGACAAACCCCGATCTTTAACAAAATAaggtaaatttattttttttatcgttTCAAACAAATTAACATTGATTTTCATCTCActtcaattattattgaattcattTGCATATAAAGAGTTTTGAAAAATCTTGACATTGAAAATATCCAAGGGCCATTTTCATGTGTCCCTGTCCCTTTCTTATTTAATTCTTCTTACTTTTCTAAAGTTTTTCATTAAGTAATGCTTGAAATTTTCAGAGATTGATTTAGAGTTTGTCAAAAAATAAatggttttttttattaatatatcaaATATTGTGTAAAGATATAACGTATTTAGGGTTGAATTGTCAAGATaaggttttaaaattaataaaatatcgcATGTTTTTCATATCGGAGATACGTACTCTTATTTGGGGAAATAAAAgtctttctttttaaaaaatacatctttctatttatttaaagttacgCAAAAATTAATATGAGATCAGTTTacatgtcaattttgtgagatatatatgaaaaatattaatttttatatcaaaatattatttttcacttcAAATATGGATCTGATAAACCGGTTTCACGTATATAGTTCTGTGATACGGTCTCATAAGATATCTAAAGTTAAGCTCGTATATTAACTAACTTCTAATTTGATTTCatgaagttttatttaaaattacaattatatcatcattatataattttattttcctaaatagtctttttttttcaattttcaatcatatctttattaatatttttaaaattcaattatattgttatttatattttgaaatttaagtagttcattacttaataaaaaatataaaacattcATTAGtttgaaaataacaaaaattatagtggttagataaatattttaactatataaatatatcatgcgCACAAATTAGCACTATTACAGAACATATGTACAAGATACATTAATTTCAAAGCATTCATGCGACGTTAATTCATAAAATCGTTTGGATAAACTTATTTAAAACAGCTAAGTTATTTTAGGAGCTTATAAACCGtgatgtcttattttaaaaataatatattaaagtGTTTGGATgaacttattttaaaaaaaattaaagatgtTAATAAGTTTGGTATTATAAGatctttttttattgtaaaaaattactaaaaaagATATAATGATATGAGTTAATATAAAGGGAGATTTTTAAATAGTCTCCACCAAATTACTATAATCAATTTTAGtctttaattaagttaatttatcaaaataatCTTTTTATTGTATCAAATTACAAAGATATCCTTTAAATCATACTCACCATCAATTTCTCT includes:
- the LOC142523140 gene encoding uncharacterized protein LOC142523140 isoform X2; translated protein: MAAPPFHQRCAPPIQALLFLLSAVAFGLTVRAQNRINATVDPLEAIAVNSMFQRWQLSASNQWNISGQLCSGVAIDATEIVNFNPGIKCTCSFDNGATCHVTALRVSSLDVAGPIPDEIWNLTYLDDLNLGENYLTGPIPATIGTLTRMKYLSFGVNALSGELPKELGLLSELRSLAFGVNNFSGPLPHELGNLSRLTQIYLVSAGVRGSIPPSFANLTSLERVWGSDNDLTGQIPDFVGNWTKLIALRFQGNSFQGSIPSSFSNLISLNDLRISDILNGSSSLDFLQNMTTLATLVLRNNNVSGSIPSFFEQFDSLQLLDLSFNNLIGGLPEFLFNLGGITNLFLGSNKFTGVLPAQKISKLQNIDLSYNELSGSFPSWVSQQNLQINLVGNNFTIGSSNQSVLPSGLDCLQRNFPCRRGSPICESRVERL
- the LOC142523140 gene encoding uncharacterized protein LOC142523140 isoform X1 produces the protein MAAPPFHQRCAPPIQALLFLLSAVAFGLTVRAQNRINATVDPLEAIAVNSMFQRWQLSASNQWNISGQLCSGVAIDATEIVNFNPGIKCTCSFDNGATCHVTALRVSSLDVAGPIPDEIWNLTYLDDLNLGENYLTGPIPATIGTLTRMKYLSFGVNALSGELPKELGLLSELRSLAFGVNNFSGPLPHELGNLSRLTQIYLVSAGVRGSIPPSFANLTSLERVWGSDNDLTGQIPDFVGNWTKLIALRFQGNSFQGSIPSSFSNLISLNDLRISDILNGSSSLDFLQNMTTLATLVLRNNNVSGSIPSFFEQFDSLQLLDLSFNNLIGGLPEFLFNLGGITNLFLGSNKFTGVLPAQKISKLQNIDLSYNELSGSFPSWVSQQNLQINLVGNNFTIGSSNQSVLPSGLDCLQRNFPCRRGSPICKWHISCSAYRKIPALQLTVEVHRLLLSTRLCMKWIMRLLVQQHII
- the LOC142523140 gene encoding uncharacterized protein LOC142523140 isoform X3, translating into MAAPPFHQRCAPPIQALLFLLSAVAFGLTVRAQNRINATVDPLEAIAVNSMFQRWQLSASNQWNISGQLCSGVAIDATEIVNFNPGIKCTCSFDNGATCHVTALRVSSLDVAGPIPDEIWNLTYLDDLNLGENYLTGPIPATIGTLTRMKYLSFGVNALSGELPKELGLLSELRSLAFGVNNFSGPLPHELGNLSRLTQIYLVSAGVRGSIPPSFANLTSLERVWGSDNDLTGQIPDFVGNWTKLIALRFQGNSFQGSIPSSFSNLISLNDLRISDILNGSSSLDFLQNMTTLATLVLRNNNVSGSIPSFFEQFDSLQLLDLSFNNLIGGLPEFLFNLGGITNLFLGSNKFTGVLPAQKISKLQNIDLSYNELSGSFPSWVSQQNLQINLVGNNFTIGSSNQSVLPSGLDCLQRNFPCRRGSPI